From one Enterococcus sp. DIV2402 genomic stretch:
- the rapZ gene encoding RNase adapter RapZ, with translation MVESLELVIITGMSGAGKTVAIQSFEDMGYFCIDNMPPSLIPKFWELIKESGKVTKIALVVDLRSRSFFEEIQSMLIDIENTAFIDTRVLFLDASNNELVSRYKETRRTHPLAMDGLVTEGIRKERAILEDLKTRASIVIDTTNLTPRQLREKINQEFRHSQDHGFRIEMVSFGFKYGLPIDADIAMDVRFLPNPHYISELRPLTGMDTPVYEYVMSFDETEAFYQQFLSLLKTIMPGYVKEGKSSLTIAIGCTGGQHRSVALTERVGKALSEEYKVNITHRDKDKRKETVNRS, from the coding sequence ATGGTAGAAAGTTTAGAATTAGTTATTATTACAGGAATGAGTGGTGCTGGAAAAACCGTCGCAATCCAAAGTTTCGAAGATATGGGGTATTTCTGTATTGATAATATGCCTCCAAGCTTAATCCCTAAATTCTGGGAATTAATTAAAGAATCTGGAAAAGTGACGAAAATTGCTTTAGTTGTTGATTTACGCTCACGTTCATTCTTTGAAGAAATTCAAAGTATGTTAATAGATATTGAAAATACCGCTTTTATTGATACGCGCGTATTATTTTTAGATGCTTCAAATAATGAATTAGTCTCACGTTATAAAGAAACCCGACGTACGCATCCACTTGCGATGGATGGTTTAGTTACAGAAGGTATTCGTAAAGAACGTGCCATCTTAGAGGATCTAAAGACACGTGCCTCTATTGTTATCGATACAACAAATTTAACACCACGTCAATTACGTGAGAAAATCAATCAAGAATTTCGTCATTCTCAAGATCATGGGTTCCGGATTGAAATGGTTTCGTTTGGGTTTAAATATGGCTTACCAATCGATGCTGATATCGCGATGGATGTCCGTTTTCTACCTAACCCGCATTACATTAGTGAGTTACGCCCATTAACAGGAATGGATACACCAGTGTATGAATATGTAATGTCTTTTGATGAAACAGAAGCGTTTTATCAACAATTTTTGAGTTTATTGAAAACTATTATGCCTGGATATGTGAAAGAAGGAAAAAGCAGTTTAACGATTGCTATTGGCTGTACAGGAGGACAACATCGTTCTGTAGCTTTAACCGAACGTGTTGGAAAAGCTCTATCTGAAGAATATAAAGTAAATATCACGCATCGCGATAAAGATAAACGAAAAGAAACGGTGAATCGCTCATGA
- the uvrA gene encoding excinuclease ABC subunit UvrA translates to MANDKIVIHGARAHNLKNIDVTIPRDQLVVVTGLSGSGKSSLAFDTLYAEGQRRYVESLSAYARQFLGQMDKPDVDSIDGLSPAISIDQKTTSKNPRSTVGTVTEINDYLRLLYARIGHPICPNDHTEITSQSVEQMVDQVLELPDRSKIQILAPVITQKKGQHKRVFETIQREGYVRIRVDGEVYDISEAPELEKNKKHDIAIIIDRIVVKEGIRSRLFDSFEAALRLAEGYAIVDVIGHEELLFSEHYSCPYCGFTVGELEPRLFSFNAPFGACAECDGLGIKLEVDIDLVVPDQTKTLREGALVPWNPISSQYYPQMLEQACLEFSIDMDTPFEELPEEQRDIILNGSNGELFHFHYENDFGGVRDVEVPFEGVLTNIKRRYHETNSDFTRDQMRLYMTELTCKSCQGYRLNPQALSVKVNGKHIGEISELAINKAVSFVEGLELSTQESMIARPIVKEIDDRLSFLQNVGLDYLTLSRSAGTLSGGEAQRIRLATQIGSNLSGVLYILDEPSIGLHQRDNDRLLDSLRKMRDLGNTLIVVEHDEDTMRAADYLIDVGPGAGHAGGEIVAAGTPAEVAANPNSLTGQYLSGDRKIPVPAERRPSNGQAIKITGASENNLKNVSVEFPLGQFVAVTGVSGSGKSTLVNEILKKALAQKINRNSNKPGKFKKMTGYESIEKIIDIDQSPIGRTPRSNPATYTSVFDDIRDLFAQTNEAKIRGYKKGRFSFNVKGGRCEACKGDGIIKIEMHFLPDVYVPCEVCHGKRYNSETLEVHYKGKNISEILDMTVEDAVEFFKHIPKIHRKLQTIVDVGLGYVTLGQPATTLSGGEAQRMKLASELHKKSSGKSFYILDEPTTGLHSDDIARLLKVLERLVDAGNTILVIEHNLDVIKSADHVIDLGPEGGEGGGTILATGTPEEIAQVKESYTGKYLQTVLEKG, encoded by the coding sequence ATGGCGAACGATAAAATCGTGATTCATGGCGCACGTGCGCATAATTTAAAAAATATTGATGTCACTATTCCACGTGACCAATTAGTTGTAGTAACTGGATTATCAGGTTCTGGGAAAAGTTCTTTAGCATTTGATACGCTTTATGCAGAAGGTCAACGACGTTATGTTGAAAGCCTTTCTGCTTATGCGCGTCAATTTTTAGGTCAAATGGATAAACCAGATGTGGATAGCATTGATGGCTTAAGTCCAGCAATTTCAATTGATCAAAAAACGACCAGTAAAAATCCTCGTTCTACCGTCGGAACGGTGACCGAAATTAATGATTATTTACGTCTTTTATATGCACGAATTGGGCATCCAATTTGTCCGAATGATCACACAGAGATTACCAGTCAATCTGTTGAACAAATGGTGGATCAAGTTTTGGAGTTACCTGATCGCAGTAAAATTCAAATTTTAGCACCAGTCATTACTCAAAAAAAAGGGCAACATAAACGCGTATTTGAGACGATTCAACGCGAAGGGTATGTACGTATTCGTGTCGATGGCGAAGTGTATGATATTTCTGAAGCACCTGAACTTGAAAAAAATAAAAAACATGATATTGCGATTATTATTGACCGGATTGTAGTGAAAGAAGGCATTCGCTCGCGTTTATTCGATTCTTTTGAAGCCGCATTACGTCTGGCAGAAGGCTATGCAATTGTCGATGTTATCGGGCACGAGGAATTATTATTTAGTGAGCACTATTCTTGTCCTTATTGCGGATTTACAGTGGGGGAATTAGAACCACGCTTGTTCTCATTCAATGCTCCATTTGGCGCATGTGCCGAATGTGATGGGCTAGGAATTAAGTTGGAAGTGGATATTGATCTAGTTGTTCCTGATCAGACAAAGACATTACGCGAAGGTGCATTAGTCCCTTGGAACCCAATTAGTTCGCAATATTATCCACAAATGCTAGAACAGGCTTGTTTAGAATTTTCCATTGATATGGATACACCGTTTGAAGAATTACCTGAAGAACAGCGTGATATTATTTTAAATGGTTCAAACGGAGAATTATTTCATTTCCATTATGAAAATGATTTTGGCGGTGTTCGCGATGTCGAAGTTCCCTTTGAAGGGGTCTTAACGAATATCAAACGCCGTTATCATGAAACAAATAGTGATTTTACTCGAGATCAGATGCGCTTATATATGACCGAGCTTACGTGTAAATCATGTCAAGGGTATCGTTTAAATCCACAGGCATTATCAGTTAAAGTAAATGGAAAGCATATTGGTGAAATTAGCGAATTAGCAATTAATAAAGCTGTGTCTTTTGTGGAAGGGCTGGAGTTAAGTACGCAAGAATCGATGATTGCCCGTCCAATTGTTAAAGAGATTGATGATCGTTTAAGCTTTCTCCAAAATGTCGGGTTGGATTATTTAACCTTAAGTCGCTCGGCAGGAACGTTGTCTGGGGGAGAAGCGCAACGGATTCGTTTAGCTACGCAAATTGGCTCTAATCTATCAGGTGTTTTATACATTCTTGATGAACCTTCCATTGGATTGCATCAACGTGATAATGATCGTTTATTAGATTCTTTAAGAAAAATGCGTGATTTAGGGAATACATTAATTGTCGTAGAACATGATGAGGATACAATGCGGGCCGCTGATTACTTAATTGATGTCGGACCTGGAGCTGGTCATGCAGGTGGAGAAATTGTCGCAGCAGGTACCCCTGCAGAAGTTGCGGCTAATCCTAATTCACTGACTGGACAATATTTATCTGGAGATAGAAAAATTCCTGTTCCAGCAGAGCGTCGTCCATCGAACGGCCAAGCTATTAAAATTACAGGCGCTTCAGAAAATAATCTTAAAAATGTGTCTGTTGAATTTCCATTGGGTCAATTTGTCGCTGTGACCGGTGTTTCTGGTTCTGGAAAATCGACTTTAGTCAATGAAATTCTGAAAAAAGCACTTGCACAAAAAATTAATCGAAACTCAAATAAACCAGGTAAATTCAAGAAAATGACTGGTTATGAAAGTATTGAAAAGATTATTGATATTGACCAAAGTCCGATTGGTCGTACGCCACGTAGTAATCCTGCAACATATACAAGTGTATTTGATGATATCCGTGATTTATTTGCACAAACTAACGAAGCCAAGATTCGTGGTTATAAAAAAGGACGCTTTAGTTTTAATGTAAAAGGTGGTCGCTGTGAAGCTTGTAAAGGTGATGGAATTATCAAGATTGAAATGCATTTCTTGCCTGATGTATACGTTCCATGTGAAGTATGCCATGGGAAACGTTATAATTCAGAAACACTAGAAGTCCATTATAAAGGGAAAAATATTTCTGAAATCTTAGATATGACGGTGGAAGATGCTGTTGAATTCTTCAAGCACATTCCAAAAATTCATCGTAAACTTCAAACCATTGTTGATGTTGGTTTAGGTTATGTGACTTTAGGACAACCCGCCACCACTTTATCTGGTGGTGAAGCCCAACGAATGAAATTGGCCAGTGAACTTCATAAGAAATCAAGTGGCAAGAGTTTTTATATCTTAGATGAACCAACAACTGGTCTCCATTCTGATGATATTGCTCGCCTATTAAAAGTATTAGAACGCTTAGTAGATGCAGGAAATACTATTTTAGTCATTGAACACAACTTGGATGTTATTAAGTCTGCGGACCATGTCATTGATTTAGGTCCAGAAGGTGGCGAGGGTGGAGGAACCATTTTAGCAACAGGAACACCTGAAGAAATTGCCCAAGTGAAAGAAAGCTATACAGGAAAATATTTGCAGACGGTTTTAGAAAAAGGTTAA
- the uvrB gene encoding excinuclease ABC subunit UvrB, translating into MIERDTTHHFELVSKYQPAGDQPEAIRELTEGVQANKKAQILLGATGTGKTYTISNVIQNVNKPTLIIAHNKTLAGQLYGEFKEFFPNNAVEYFVSYYDYYQPEAYVPSSDTYIEKDSSINDEIDKLRHSATSALLERNDVIVVASVSCIFGLGSPMEYQKQVVSLRVGMEVSRDEILRSLIDIQFERNDIDFQRGRFRVRGDVVEIFPASRDERALRVEFFGDEIDRIREVDALTGEILGETEHVSIFPATHFLTDSEHMEHAIASIQKELDMRLAILKENNQLLEAQRLEQRTNYDIEMLREMGYTSGIENYSRHMDGRKEGEPPYTLIDFFPDDYLIVIDESHVTMPQIRGMYNGDRARKQMLVDYGFRLPSALDNRPLRLEEFEKHVNQIIYVSATPGPYEHEQTDSVVQQIIRPTGLLDPVIEVRPIMGQIDDLVGEINERVEKNERVFVTTLTKKMSEDLTDYFKELGIKVKYLHSDIKTLERTEIIRDLRLGEFDVLVGINLLREGLDVPEVSLVAILDADKEGFLRSERSLVQTIGRAARNAEGKVIMYADKMTDSMQRAIDETSRRRSIQEAYNVEHGIVPKTIIKEIRDLISISKVAEEVADYDVNSYEDLSKEEKELLLLKLEKEMKEAAKALDFEKAATLRDTILELKA; encoded by the coding sequence ATGATTGAAAGAGATACTACTCATCATTTTGAATTAGTCTCCAAATATCAACCTGCAGGAGATCAGCCAGAAGCAATTAGAGAATTGACAGAAGGGGTACAAGCAAATAAAAAAGCACAAATTTTGTTAGGTGCGACTGGTACAGGAAAAACATACACCATTTCGAATGTTATTCAAAATGTCAATAAACCTACTTTGATTATTGCTCACAATAAAACTTTAGCAGGACAATTATATGGAGAGTTTAAGGAATTTTTTCCAAACAATGCAGTAGAATATTTTGTTAGTTACTATGATTATTATCAACCAGAAGCGTATGTTCCTTCAAGTGACACTTATATCGAAAAAGATTCAAGTATTAATGATGAAATAGATAAATTACGACATTCTGCAACGAGTGCATTATTAGAACGCAATGATGTGATAGTTGTTGCTTCAGTGTCGTGTATTTTTGGTTTGGGTTCACCTATGGAATATCAAAAACAAGTCGTTTCTTTACGTGTGGGGATGGAAGTTAGTCGTGATGAAATCTTACGTTCGCTAATTGATATTCAATTTGAAAGAAATGATATCGATTTTCAACGTGGTCGTTTTCGTGTAAGAGGAGATGTCGTGGAAATTTTCCCAGCATCACGTGATGAACGAGCATTACGTGTAGAATTTTTTGGAGATGAAATTGATCGGATCCGTGAAGTAGATGCTTTAACTGGAGAAATTTTAGGAGAAACTGAACATGTATCGATTTTCCCAGCAACACACTTTTTAACTGACAGCGAACATATGGAACATGCCATTGCGTCTATTCAAAAAGAATTAGATATGAGATTGGCAATTTTAAAAGAAAATAATCAGCTGTTAGAAGCACAACGTTTAGAACAACGAACAAATTACGACATAGAGATGTTGCGAGAAATGGGCTATACTTCAGGAATTGAAAACTATTCTCGCCATATGGATGGACGAAAAGAAGGCGAACCACCGTACACATTAATCGATTTCTTCCCTGATGATTATCTTATTGTGATTGACGAATCGCATGTAACAATGCCGCAAATTAGGGGCATGTACAATGGCGACCGTGCCAGAAAGCAAATGTTGGTGGATTACGGTTTTCGTTTGCCATCGGCTTTGGATAACCGTCCTTTGCGCCTAGAAGAATTTGAAAAACATGTCAATCAAATTATTTATGTTTCAGCAACTCCAGGACCTTACGAGCATGAACAGACAGATAGTGTTGTTCAACAAATTATTCGTCCTACTGGTTTATTAGATCCCGTCATTGAAGTTCGACCAATTATGGGACAAATTGATGATTTGGTTGGTGAAATTAATGAACGTGTAGAAAAAAATGAACGGGTGTTTGTCACAACTTTAACGAAGAAAATGTCTGAAGATTTAACAGACTATTTCAAAGAATTAGGCATTAAGGTTAAATATCTGCATAGCGATATTAAAACATTAGAACGTACAGAAATTATCCGTGACTTGCGTTTGGGAGAATTTGATGTCTTAGTTGGCATTAACTTACTACGTGAAGGTTTGGATGTTCCAGAGGTTTCGCTAGTAGCCATTTTGGACGCAGACAAAGAAGGATTTCTACGAAGCGAGCGTTCATTAGTTCAAACCATTGGGCGTGCGGCAAGAAATGCAGAAGGGAAAGTAATTATGTATGCAGATAAAATGACTGATTCAATGCAACGAGCAATTGATGAGACATCTCGTCGTCGAAGCATTCAAGAAGCATACAATGTTGAACATGGAATTGTACCAAAAACGATTATTAAAGAAATTCGCGATTTGATTTCTATTTCGAAAGTTGCTGAAGAAGTCGCCGATTATGATGTGAATTCATATGAAGACTTATCAAAAGAAGAAAAAGAATTATTGTTATTGAAATTAGAAAAAGAAATGAAAGAAGCTGCGAAAGCGTTGGACTTTGAAAAAGCCGCGACTTTACGCGATACTATATTAGAGTTAAAAGCTTAG
- a CDS encoding amino acid ABC transporter substrate-binding protein/permease has protein sequence MKRKTLFISLFSFMMTLFFFSSATTLAAEKTYKIGTDVTFAPFEFQNEKNEYVGIDIDLLNAIADDQDFDVDLRPLGFDSSVQGVQSNQLDAMIAGMSITDERKKSFDFSDPYFDSGIQMAVKADDDETTSLDNLKGKTVGAKVGTESATFLEDNKDKYEFDVKNYDDATGLYGAVKNGTVVAIFDDFPVLGYAINQGEQLKLVGEPQKGNSYGFAVKKGENKELLEKFNAGLKKMKESGEYDKIVAKYITSGSEETDAGEMKKVEPKKDLYVIASDSAFAPFEFQDENNQYIGIDVDLLNRAAELQGFNIRFNHIGFSGAVQAVEGNQADAMIAGMSITEQRKESFDFSEPYFESGIQLAVKTGTTDITAYEDLDGKTVGAKVGTESADFLEKNKDKYGYNLKYYDAADQLYDAVRVGAIDALMDDYPVIGYAIAQGQELETPIDRESGGEYGFAVKKGQNPELLEMFNEALAEMKRTGEYDEIVSRYIQDGKKAESSVNESTFTGLIKNNYKVLLTGLGKTIALALISFALALVVGVIFGLFSVAPIKGLRVFASIYVDIIRGIPMMVLAFFIFFGLSDAIGVTIPDFAAGVITLTLNASAYIAEIVRGGINAVPKGQMEASRSLGLSYLRTMQKIILPQAIRIMIPSFVNQFVISLKDTTIISVIGVVELLQTGKIIVARTMQSTYVYLIIAIMYLIVITALTKFAKVLEKKVN, from the coding sequence ATGAAAAGAAAAACTCTATTCATTTCATTATTTTCGTTTATGATGACGTTATTCTTTTTTTCAAGCGCGACAACACTCGCTGCTGAAAAAACTTATAAAATAGGGACGGATGTCACATTTGCACCTTTTGAATTTCAAAACGAAAAAAATGAATACGTTGGGATCGACATCGATTTGTTGAATGCTATCGCTGATGATCAAGATTTTGACGTTGACTTGCGCCCTCTTGGGTTCGATTCATCTGTACAAGGAGTTCAATCAAATCAACTGGATGCCATGATTGCTGGAATGAGTATTACCGACGAACGCAAAAAAAGTTTTGATTTCTCAGATCCATATTTTGACAGTGGAATCCAAATGGCTGTAAAAGCTGATGACGACGAAACCACTTCTTTGGATAATTTAAAAGGTAAAACGGTCGGTGCCAAAGTTGGGACAGAAAGTGCAACTTTTTTAGAAGACAACAAAGATAAATATGAGTTTGATGTCAAAAACTACGATGATGCAACTGGTTTATATGGTGCTGTTAAAAATGGAACTGTCGTGGCAATCTTTGATGACTTTCCTGTTTTAGGATATGCAATCAATCAAGGGGAACAACTAAAATTAGTTGGTGAACCCCAAAAAGGAAATTCTTACGGTTTTGCTGTTAAAAAAGGTGAAAATAAAGAATTGCTAGAAAAATTCAATGCTGGCTTAAAGAAAATGAAAGAATCTGGTGAATACGACAAAATTGTCGCTAAATACATCACTTCTGGTAGCGAAGAAACAGATGCTGGTGAGATGAAAAAAGTCGAACCTAAAAAAGATTTATATGTCATTGCGAGTGATTCAGCCTTTGCTCCATTTGAATTTCAAGATGAAAATAATCAATACATTGGAATCGATGTTGATTTATTAAATCGCGCTGCTGAATTGCAAGGATTTAACATTCGTTTTAACCACATCGGTTTCTCTGGAGCTGTCCAGGCAGTCGAAGGTAATCAAGCTGACGCCATGATTGCTGGCATGTCTATCACAGAGCAACGAAAAGAATCATTTGATTTCTCAGAGCCTTACTTTGAAAGTGGTATTCAATTAGCGGTTAAAACCGGAACAACAGATATTACTGCTTATGAAGATTTAGATGGCAAAACGGTTGGTGCTAAAGTTGGTACGGAAAGTGCTGATTTCTTAGAAAAAAATAAAGATAAATACGGCTATAATCTTAAATATTACGATGCCGCAGACCAATTATATGACGCTGTTCGTGTAGGTGCAATTGACGCTTTGATGGATGATTACCCAGTAATTGGTTACGCCATTGCTCAAGGACAAGAATTAGAAACGCCAATTGATCGTGAATCTGGTGGTGAATATGGATTTGCAGTTAAAAAGGGACAAAATCCTGAATTATTAGAAATGTTCAACGAGGCCTTAGCTGAAATGAAACGTACCGGCGAATATGATGAAATTGTTTCTCGCTACATTCAAGATGGCAAAAAAGCTGAAAGTAGTGTGAACGAATCAACATTCACTGGTTTAATTAAAAACAACTATAAAGTCTTACTAACAGGACTTGGCAAAACAATTGCTTTAGCATTGATTTCTTTTGCTTTAGCATTAGTCGTAGGTGTAATTTTTGGACTATTTAGTGTAGCACCAATTAAAGGTCTACGTGTCTTCGCTTCAATCTATGTCGATATTATTCGTGGTATTCCAATGATGGTATTAGCATTCTTTATCTTCTTTGGATTATCTGATGCAATTGGCGTTACAATTCCCGACTTTGCAGCGGGAGTAATTACCTTAACGCTCAATGCAAGTGCCTATATTGCCGAAATTGTTCGTGGTGGTATTAATGCCGTGCCTAAAGGGCAAATGGAAGCTTCCCGAAGCTTAGGACTTTCTTATCTACGTACGATGCAAAAAATAATTTTACCACAAGCAATTCGCATTATGATTCCTTCTTTCGTGAACCAATTTGTTATCTCATTAAAAGATACGACAATCATTTCTGTTATCGGTGTGGTGGAATTATTACAAACGGGTAAAATTATTGTGGCAAGAACTATGCAAAGTACGTATGTTTACTTAATTATTGCTATTATGTACTTGATTGTGATTACTGCTTTAACGAAATTTGCCAAAGTGTTAGAAAAGAAGGTGAACTAA
- a CDS encoding amino acid ABC transporter ATP-binding protein, producing the protein MKEKILVENLVKKYGDNTVLNNVSTSIKEGDVVCIIGPSGSGKSTFLRCLNRLEEPTSGDIIINGAHLMDKTTNINQVRQHIGMVFQHFNLFPHLSVLENIVLAPMDLKGSSKKEAEEQATKLLETVGLADKKNMYPDNLSGGQKQRVAIARALAMNPDIMLFDEPTSALDPEMVGDVLNVMKKLAKQGMTMVIVTHEMGFAKEVANRVMFIDGGNFLEDGSPEQLFNHPQHERTKDFLDKVLNI; encoded by the coding sequence ATGAAAGAAAAAATTCTTGTTGAAAATCTCGTAAAAAAATATGGAGATAATACTGTTTTAAATAATGTCAGCACTTCAATTAAAGAGGGTGACGTCGTTTGTATCATCGGTCCTTCTGGTTCTGGTAAATCTACATTCTTACGTTGTTTAAACCGCTTAGAAGAGCCTACAAGCGGCGATATCATCATTAATGGCGCACATTTAATGGATAAAACAACTAATATTAACCAAGTACGTCAACATATCGGAATGGTATTCCAACATTTTAACTTATTTCCTCATCTTTCTGTCCTAGAAAATATTGTTTTAGCTCCTATGGATTTGAAAGGCTCTTCAAAAAAAGAAGCGGAAGAACAAGCTACTAAATTACTCGAAACAGTGGGCTTAGCAGATAAGAAAAATATGTATCCAGATAATTTATCAGGTGGTCAAAAACAACGTGTGGCGATTGCTCGTGCATTGGCAATGAATCCTGATATTATGTTGTTTGATGAACCAACTTCAGCACTTGATCCAGAAATGGTTGGCGATGTACTAAACGTTATGAAAAAATTAGCCAAACAAGGAATGACGATGGTCATCGTTACGCATGAAATGGGATTTGCTAAAGAAGTAGCCAATCGAGTAATGTTTATTGATGGCGGTAACTTCCTAGAAGATGGTTCTCCAGAACAACTCTTCAATCATCCTCAACATGAACGTACCAAAGATTTCTTAGATAAAGTATTAAACATCTAA